From Camelina sativa cultivar DH55 chromosome 7, Cs, whole genome shotgun sequence, one genomic window encodes:
- the LOC109125692 gene encoding protein RALF-like 9 has protein sequence MGMSKSVKVILSLALVVFLALAATTTEAKYIDYGDMNRGDHARNCDKARPESCKKVEANPYKRGCELATRCRRNPGGAQN, from the coding sequence ATGGGGATGTCTAAAAGTGTCAAGGTTATTCTATCTCTCGCCCTTGTAGTGTTCTTAGCTCTTGCAGCAACCACGACCGAGGCAAAATACATAGACTATGGCGACATGAATCGTGGAGATCATGCTAGAAACTGTGACAAAGCGCGCCCTGAATCCTGCAAGAAGGTAGAAGCTAATCCTTATAAGAGAGGATGCGAATTGGCCACACGTTGCCGTCGCAATCCAGGTGGTGCACAAAACTGA